A DNA window from Leptolyngbya sp. KIOST-1 contains the following coding sequences:
- a CDS encoding UDP-N-acetylmuramoyl-tripeptide--D-alanyl-D-alanine ligase, translating to MGFSSLATLAAVIGASLESIPPQTQEEKVLNITTDTRELRGGDLFVALVGERFDGHSFVEQAIAQGAIAAVVEQGKSLPHLPCLPVADTLTAYQALGHWWRSQQAASIVAITGSVGKTTTKELIAAALATQGRVLKTQANYNNDIGVPKTLLQLQPDHRFGVVEMGMRGPGEIARLARIAVPDVAVITNVGTAHIGRLGSEQAIADAKCELLAELPPQATAVLNHDNARLMSTASTVWGDRTLTFGLEGGDVHGHLLDSKTLEVEGVRLPLPLPGRHNALNLLAAIAVMQALNLDWRGLSTGLSVDLPSGRARQVRLPHDIVVLDETYNAGAESMTAALYLLAETPGQRRLAVLGTMKELGEQSVALHRQVGQVVSQLGLDGLLTLADPEEARALAEGASDVEAIAFADHSSLTQHLIQMLKPGDRVLVKASRSVALDRVVDGLIAALSEA from the coding sequence ATGGGTTTTTCATCACTAGCTACCCTCGCGGCGGTAATCGGGGCCTCGCTGGAAAGTATTCCGCCCCAGACCCAGGAAGAAAAGGTATTAAATATTACCACAGACACGCGGGAATTACGGGGAGGAGACCTGTTTGTAGCCCTGGTGGGGGAGCGCTTTGACGGCCACAGCTTTGTGGAGCAGGCGATCGCCCAGGGCGCGATCGCAGCCGTGGTAGAGCAGGGCAAGTCTCTACCCCACCTGCCCTGTCTGCCGGTGGCCGACACCCTGACCGCCTACCAGGCCCTCGGCCACTGGTGGCGATCGCAGCAGGCCGCCAGCATTGTTGCCATCACCGGCTCAGTGGGCAAAACCACCACCAAGGAGCTGATTGCCGCCGCGCTGGCCACCCAGGGGCGGGTGCTCAAAACCCAGGCCAACTACAACAACGACATTGGCGTTCCCAAAACCCTGCTGCAGCTACAGCCGGACCACCGCTTTGGGGTGGTGGAAATGGGTATGCGTGGGCCGGGAGAAATCGCCCGCCTAGCCCGGATTGCCGTCCCCGATGTGGCTGTGATCACCAATGTGGGAACGGCTCACATCGGTCGGCTGGGGTCGGAGCAGGCCATTGCCGATGCCAAGTGTGAACTCCTAGCGGAGCTGCCGCCCCAGGCCACAGCGGTGCTCAACCACGACAATGCCCGGCTGATGAGCACCGCCAGCACCGTGTGGGGCGATCGCACCCTCACTTTTGGGCTGGAGGGGGGCGATGTACACGGGCACCTGCTCGACAGCAAAACCCTGGAGGTGGAGGGCGTCCGGTTGCCCCTGCCCCTGCCGGGTCGCCACAATGCGTTGAATTTGCTGGCGGCGATCGCCGTGATGCAGGCCCTCAACCTTGACTGGCGAGGACTCAGCACAGGCCTCAGCGTCGATCTGCCCAGCGGTCGGGCCCGCCAGGTGCGGCTGCCCCACGACATTGTGGTGCTCGATGAAACCTATAACGCCGGGGCCGAGTCGATGACCGCTGCCCTCTACCTGCTGGCCGAAACCCCAGGCCAGCGCCGCCTTGCCGTACTCGGCACCATGAAAGAATTGGGAGAACAATCGGTGGCGCTCCACCGCCAGGTCGGGCAGGTGGTCAGCCAGCTGGGGTTGGATGGCCTGCTGACCCTGGCCGATCCGGAGGAGGCCAGGGCACTGGCCGAAGGCGCAAGCGACGTTGAGGCGATCGCCTTTGCCGACCACAGCAGCCTCACCCAGCACCTGATCCAGATGCTGAAACCGGGCGATCGCGTCCTGGTTAAGGCCTCGCGATCGGTTGCCCTGGACCGGGTCGTCGATGGCCTGATCGCCGCTCTGAGCGAGGCTTAG
- the purB gene encoding adenylosuccinate lyase, whose translation MIERYTLPEMGDLWTDDYKFKTWLRVEIAVCEAQVELGYIPREAVAEIKAKAKFDPKRILEIEAEVRHDVIAFLTNLNEYVGDVGRYIHLGMTSSDMLDTALSLQLVDSLQVIMIHVEKLIQAIRYRAQEHRDTVMIGRSHGIHAEPITFGFKLAGWLAEMLRHRERLAHLQDAIAVGKISGAVGTYANIDPQIEALACQNLGLRPDTASTQVISRDIHAEFMNALALLGASIERFAVEIRNLQRTDVLEVEEFFSKKQKGSSAMPHKRNPIRSERLTGMARILRGNAMAALENVALWHERDISHSSVERVAFPDSCILTHFMLVETTELVKNLLVYPQNMTRNMNVYGGVVFSQGVLLALVDKGLSREEAYAIVQGCAHQAWNTDDGNFRALIEADPQVASHLSPEELDHCFNPDRHLRNLDQVYQRLGI comes from the coding sequence TTGATTGAACGCTATACTCTGCCCGAAATGGGCGACCTCTGGACCGACGACTACAAGTTCAAAACCTGGCTGCGGGTCGAGATCGCCGTGTGCGAAGCTCAGGTCGAGTTGGGCTATATTCCCCGGGAAGCGGTAGCGGAGATCAAGGCCAAGGCCAAATTCGACCCCAAGCGCATTCTCGAGATCGAGGCTGAGGTGCGCCACGACGTGATCGCCTTCCTCACCAATCTCAACGAGTACGTGGGCGATGTGGGGCGCTACATCCACCTGGGCATGACAAGTTCCGACATGCTGGACACAGCCCTGTCGCTTCAGCTCGTCGACAGTCTCCAGGTGATTATGATCCACGTGGAGAAGCTGATCCAGGCCATTCGCTACCGGGCTCAGGAGCACCGCGACACGGTGATGATCGGGCGATCCCACGGTATTCACGCCGAACCCATTACCTTTGGGTTTAAGCTGGCGGGCTGGCTGGCGGAAATGCTGCGCCACCGCGAGCGGCTGGCTCATCTGCAGGATGCGATCGCCGTCGGCAAGATCTCCGGCGCGGTGGGCACCTACGCCAACATTGACCCCCAGATCGAGGCCCTGGCCTGCCAAAATCTGGGTCTGCGCCCCGATACCGCCTCCACCCAGGTGATCTCCCGCGATATTCACGCGGAGTTTATGAACGCTCTGGCGCTACTAGGAGCCTCCATCGAGCGGTTTGCGGTAGAAATCCGCAACCTCCAGCGCACCGACGTGCTGGAGGTCGAAGAGTTTTTCTCCAAAAAACAGAAGGGCTCCTCGGCCATGCCCCACAAGCGCAACCCCATTCGCTCCGAGCGCCTGACCGGAATGGCTAGGATTTTGCGGGGCAATGCCATGGCCGCCCTGGAAAACGTAGCCCTGTGGCACGAGCGAGACATCTCCCACAGTTCCGTGGAGCGGGTGGCCTTCCCCGACAGCTGCATCCTCACCCACTTCATGCTGGTGGAGACCACTGAATTGGTGAAAAACCTGCTGGTCTACCCCCAGAATATGACCCGCAACATGAATGTTTACGGCGGTGTGGTGTTTAGCCAGGGGGTGCTGCTGGCCCTCGTCGACAAGGGGCTATCCCGCGAAGAGGCCTACGCGATCGTCCAGGGGTGCGCCCACCAGGCCTGGAATACCGACGACGGTAACTTTAGGGCGTTGATTGAGGCTGACCCACAGGTTGCAAGTCATCTATCGCCTGAAGAGCTTGACCATTGCTTTAACCCCGATCGCCACCTGCGCAATCTCGATCAGGTTTACCAGCGCCTGGGGATTTAA
- a CDS encoding glycosyltransferase family 4 protein, giving the protein MNYHIVLHREMDLAAQAEQARLGLSPRHAMGQLAKRLGATVHAPPEQLPTNRQDYLLSKLIGSPQNWAFARKLVHQFGPEDTVFCNSAAAGLPLAGLLKDRPNRPKLAIFAHNLDRPRSRVALRVLRAASKVDWFAACSQHQAEFLKQFLKLPDERVSFVWDQTDLNFFSPGPPSPRKRRPIIVSAGLEKRDYRTLAAATEDLPVDVKVTGFSQDAVNLKKAFPKVLPANMSRQFYEWPDLLQLYRDADVVVVSTFPNRYAAGVQGMMEAMACARPVVVTQTEGLGVYLADNGGVVQVKPGDAVAMRQAIEQLLDHPEQADRLGKMAAAIAQERHDSDRHIACLAQGLEKLREVPSLVAIR; this is encoded by the coding sequence ATGAATTATCACATTGTGCTCCATCGCGAGATGGATTTAGCTGCCCAAGCTGAGCAAGCCAGGTTGGGACTGTCTCCCCGCCATGCCATGGGGCAGTTGGCTAAACGCCTGGGGGCCACCGTTCATGCCCCTCCTGAGCAACTGCCCACGAACCGCCAAGATTACCTCCTGAGCAAGCTGATAGGCTCTCCACAAAACTGGGCTTTCGCTCGAAAACTTGTTCATCAGTTTGGCCCAGAGGATACGGTTTTTTGCAACAGTGCTGCCGCCGGGTTGCCTCTGGCTGGGCTGCTGAAAGACCGTCCGAACCGGCCTAAGCTCGCTATCTTTGCCCACAATCTCGATCGCCCCCGCAGCCGCGTTGCGCTCCGGGTGCTCCGGGCAGCCTCTAAGGTAGATTGGTTTGCAGCCTGCTCTCAGCACCAAGCAGAGTTCTTGAAGCAGTTCCTTAAGCTCCCCGATGAACGAGTGAGCTTTGTTTGGGATCAAACCGACCTCAATTTCTTTTCGCCGGGTCCACCGTCGCCCCGAAAGCGGCGACCCATCATTGTAAGTGCTGGGTTGGAGAAACGAGACTATCGCACTCTGGCGGCCGCAACGGAGGATCTGCCAGTGGACGTTAAGGTCACCGGCTTTTCTCAGGATGCTGTGAATCTTAAGAAGGCTTTTCCAAAGGTGCTGCCCGCTAACATGAGTCGCCAGTTCTACGAATGGCCTGATCTGCTGCAACTCTATCGCGATGCGGATGTTGTGGTTGTTTCAACCTTTCCTAACCGCTATGCCGCCGGTGTGCAGGGCATGATGGAAGCAATGGCCTGTGCCCGGCCAGTAGTGGTCACCCAGACCGAGGGCCTAGGGGTTTACCTCGCCGACAATGGGGGAGTGGTTCAAGTCAAACCTGGAGATGCAGTGGCCATGCGCCAGGCCATTGAGCAGCTTTTAGACCATCCAGAGCAGGCCGATCGCCTGGGTAAAATGGCGGCGGCGATCGCCCAGGAGCGACACGACAGCGATCGCCATATAGCTTGTCTGGCCCAGGGGTTAGAAAAGCTGCGGGAGGTACCTTCCTTAGTCGCCATTCGGTAA
- a CDS encoding UPF0182 family protein codes for MTYSPAKTWRLRRLLPWLVAITLLLVFSGALVHLLTESWWFESVGYGSVFWLRLRWQLGLGLGTAILYAGVLWVNYQIAQRITRDRSYRFLSRYSDLTQRNYLERMIHLGVLGLILVITLGVALQAAGAWQRVLQFLNPTPFGTVDPIFQRDIGFYIFQLPLWQGLQEDLLGLLVWALLIAAGVYALKGEVRPERGWKYFLTGEAKAHLCLLLAAIAVVLAAGFWLDRYGLLYSGSGVIFGAGYTDVHARLQALRLMGFVTLAVAMLFVVALTRSGFSLPIFGIAIYLGVLVLVNGLYPWFQQNFVVEPNELTLERPYIEHNIAFTRQAYNLDNVATEPFRAENDLTREAIDANTPTVGNIRLWDYAPLLSTYKQLQEIRLYYNFEDVDIDRYTLNGDYRQVTLSARELPVEQLPPEAQNWINRQLKFTHGFGVVMSPVNQVTANGLPEFFIRNVPPDSTVDLPLDQPRIYYGEGTRNYIFTGANTDEFDYPLGDTNAAYRYTGVGGVQLNSWLRRLFYAYDLGNARLLISNYFSPETRIHYHRLITERVRQVAPFLTYDSDPYPVVLDGRIKWVLDGYTTSDRYPYAEPLNYRTDLISLVESTNPLVRNNINYIRDAVKVFVDAYDGTIEFYARDRSDPLLATFSRIFPALFKSMDDLPASYRDHLRYPQDIFTVQAQMYRAFHMENPEVFYNREDLWRFPEHEEDGATQAMEPYYIIMKLPRLEREEFLQILPFTPANRDNMIAWMAGGSDGDNYGQLLLYEFPKQELVFGPTQVEARISQTPEISEQLTLWSQQGSRVIRGTLLVIPVEQSLLYVQPIYLRADQGELPELRRVIVAYADRVVMRETLEQSLDVIFGEASTPPTTAPPEGTPAPITTTTAELVQAALESYQTGQQALQQGDWQRYGEAQRQLESLLQQLNQQIP; via the coding sequence GTGACCTATTCCCCCGCAAAAACCTGGCGTTTGCGTCGCCTGCTGCCCTGGTTGGTGGCTATCACCCTGCTGCTGGTGTTCTCCGGTGCTCTGGTCCATCTACTGACCGAATCGTGGTGGTTTGAGTCAGTGGGCTATGGGTCAGTGTTCTGGCTGCGGCTGCGGTGGCAGTTGGGGTTGGGGCTGGGGACAGCGATCCTCTATGCCGGGGTGCTGTGGGTCAACTACCAGATCGCCCAGCGGATTACCCGCGATCGCAGCTACCGCTTCCTCAGCCGCTACAGCGACCTCACCCAGCGCAACTACCTGGAGCGGATGATCCATCTGGGGGTATTGGGGCTGATCCTGGTGATCACCCTGGGGGTGGCCCTCCAGGCCGCCGGGGCCTGGCAGCGGGTGCTGCAATTTCTCAATCCCACCCCCTTTGGCACCGTCGATCCGATCTTTCAGCGGGATATTGGCTTCTACATCTTTCAGTTGCCGCTGTGGCAGGGCCTCCAGGAGGATCTGCTGGGGCTGCTGGTGTGGGCCCTGCTGATTGCCGCTGGGGTCTACGCCCTGAAGGGGGAGGTGCGCCCCGAGCGCGGCTGGAAGTACTTTCTCACCGGGGAGGCCAAGGCCCACCTGTGCCTGCTGCTGGCGGCGATCGCGGTGGTGCTGGCGGCGGGCTTCTGGCTCGATCGCTACGGGCTGCTGTACTCGGGCAGCGGGGTCATCTTTGGGGCTGGCTACACCGACGTCCACGCCCGCCTGCAAGCCCTCAGGCTGATGGGGTTTGTCACCCTGGCGGTAGCAATGCTGTTTGTGGTGGCCCTCACCCGCAGTGGTTTTTCGCTGCCTATTTTTGGCATTGCCATCTACCTGGGGGTGCTGGTGCTGGTGAATGGGCTGTACCCCTGGTTTCAGCAAAACTTTGTGGTCGAGCCCAACGAGCTCACCCTGGAACGCCCCTATATCGAGCACAATATTGCCTTTACTCGGCAGGCCTACAACCTCGATAACGTTGCCACAGAACCCTTTCGCGCCGAAAATGACCTTACCCGCGAGGCGATCGATGCCAACACCCCCACGGTGGGCAACATTCGCCTGTGGGACTACGCCCCGCTGCTGAGCACCTACAAGCAGCTGCAAGAAATTCGCCTCTACTACAACTTTGAGGATGTCGATATCGACCGCTACACCCTCAACGGCGACTACCGCCAGGTCACCCTCTCGGCCCGGGAACTGCCCGTGGAGCAGCTGCCGCCGGAGGCCCAGAACTGGATCAACCGCCAGCTCAAATTCACCCACGGCTTTGGGGTGGTGATGAGCCCGGTGAACCAGGTCACCGCCAACGGGCTACCGGAATTTTTCATTCGCAACGTGCCCCCCGACAGCACTGTCGATCTGCCCCTGGACCAGCCCCGCATCTACTACGGCGAAGGCACCCGCAACTACATCTTTACCGGGGCCAACACCGACGAGTTTGACTACCCCCTGGGGGACACCAACGCCGCCTACCGCTACACCGGAGTCGGGGGGGTGCAGCTCAACTCGTGGCTGCGGCGTCTGTTCTATGCCTACGACCTGGGCAATGCTCGCCTTCTCATCTCCAACTATTTCAGCCCCGAGACCCGCATTCACTATCACCGACTGATCACCGAGCGGGTGCGCCAGGTGGCTCCCTTCCTAACCTACGATAGCGACCCCTACCCGGTCGTGCTGGACGGGCGCATCAAGTGGGTGCTGGACGGCTACACCACCAGCGATCGCTACCCCTACGCCGAGCCGCTCAACTACCGCACCGACCTGATCTCTCTGGTCGAGAGCACCAATCCCCTGGTGCGCAACAACATCAACTACATCCGCGATGCCGTCAAGGTGTTCGTCGACGCCTACGACGGCACAATCGAATTCTATGCCCGCGATCGCAGCGATCCGCTGCTGGCCACCTTCAGCCGCATCTTCCCTGCCCTGTTCAAGTCGATGGACGATCTGCCCGCCAGCTACCGCGATCACCTGCGTTACCCCCAGGACATTTTTACCGTCCAGGCCCAGATGTATCGGGCTTTCCACATGGAGAATCCCGAGGTCTTCTATAACCGCGAAGACCTGTGGCGCTTTCCAGAACATGAGGAGGACGGGGCCACCCAGGCGATGGAGCCCTACTACATCATCATGAAGCTACCCCGCCTGGAGCGGGAGGAGTTTTTACAGATTTTGCCCTTTACCCCCGCCAACCGCGACAACATGATCGCCTGGATGGCGGGCGGCTCCGACGGCGACAACTACGGCCAACTGCTGCTCTACGAATTTCCCAAGCAGGAGCTCGTGTTTGGCCCCACCCAGGTCGAAGCCCGCATCAGCCAGACCCCAGAGATCTCAGAGCAGCTCACCCTCTGGAGCCAGCAGGGGTCGCGGGTGATTCGCGGCACCCTGCTGGTGATTCCGGTGGAGCAGTCGCTGCTCTACGTGCAGCCCATCTACCTGCGGGCCGACCAGGGCGAACTGCCCGAGCTGCGGCGGGTGATCGTTGCCTACGCCGATCGCGTCGTGATGCGCGAAACCCTGGAGCAAAGCCTGGATGTTATCTTTGGAGAAGCGAGCACACCGCCAACCACGGCGCCCCCCGAGGGAACTCCTGCGCCGATCACCACGACCACAGCCGAGCTGGTGCAGGCTGCCCTGGAATCCTATCAGACGGGGCAACAGGCGCTTCAGCAGGGTGACTGGCAGCGCTATGGTGAGGCCCAGCGGCAGTTGGAAAGTCTTTTGCAGCAGCTAAATCAACAAATTCCTTAA
- a CDS encoding DUF3086 domain-containing protein produces the protein MSPAVSESAGLKSDWSTRIDALRQQEADLKRSIAELQTTYNRLTQDQFQKIQADIGRMVQQGTIDLEQRKRSLQKEIEALERRQERIQTEMRTTFAGASQDLAVRVQGFKDYLVGSLQDLSAAAEQLNLSSPGRSRGTSPGEDRGRFETEFRSEPAADRSSSRTAAPRRAGADPASTQPAFASNAFQDQTERIRSLLDQYRMRPDYYGPLWQLRRTFEPIHADRVSNWFFAQGGRGAVKSMGSRLQNVLVASAALSILHALYGNRLRTLVLSNSPERLGDWRRGLQDCLGISRADFGTGQGVMLFDAPEPLAQRADRITADNGLPFIVVDEAEAVISLALLQFPLWLAFAPDPMNPVVESDYY, from the coding sequence ATGAGTCCGGCCGTGTCTGAGTCCGCTGGTCTCAAGTCAGACTGGAGTACGCGCATAGACGCCCTGCGTCAGCAGGAAGCTGACCTGAAGCGCAGCATTGCCGAGCTGCAGACAACCTACAACCGCCTCACTCAGGATCAGTTTCAAAAGATTCAGGCCGATATTGGCCGCATGGTGCAGCAGGGCACCATCGATTTGGAGCAGCGCAAGCGATCGCTGCAAAAAGAAATTGAAGCGCTGGAGCGCCGCCAGGAGCGCATTCAAACCGAGATGCGCACCACCTTTGCGGGCGCTTCCCAGGACCTGGCGGTGCGGGTTCAGGGCTTTAAGGACTATCTGGTGGGCAGCCTGCAAGACCTGTCGGCGGCGGCGGAGCAGCTCAACCTGTCCTCGCCGGGGCGATCGCGAGGTACCTCCCCAGGGGAGGATCGGGGCCGCTTCGAGACCGAGTTCCGATCTGAGCCAGCGGCTGATCGCAGTTCGAGTCGCACCGCTGCCCCTCGCCGGGCTGGGGCCGACCCTGCCTCCACCCAACCTGCCTTTGCCTCCAACGCGTTTCAGGACCAGACCGAGCGCATTCGCAGCCTGCTCGACCAGTACCGGATGCGGCCCGACTACTACGGGCCGCTCTGGCAGCTGCGGCGCACCTTCGAGCCGATCCACGCCGATCGCGTGTCCAACTGGTTTTTTGCCCAGGGCGGGCGCGGCGCGGTGAAGAGCATGGGCAGTCGCCTGCAAAACGTGCTGGTAGCCTCGGCGGCGCTGTCGATTCTGCACGCCCTCTACGGCAACCGCCTGCGTACCCTGGTGCTGTCCAATAGCCCCGAGCGCCTGGGCGACTGGCGACGGGGGCTACAGGACTGCCTGGGCATCTCTCGGGCGGACTTTGGCACCGGGCAGGGGGTGATGCTGTTCGATGCGCCAGAGCCTCTGGCCCAGCGCGCCGATCGCATTACCGCCGACAATGGGCTGCCCTTCATCGTCGTAGACGAAGCTGAGGCGGTAATTAGCCTGGCGCTGCTCCAGTTTCCGCTGTGGCTGGCCTTCGCCCCCGACCCGATGAATCCAGTGGTTGAGTCTGACTACTACTAG
- a CDS encoding cation:proton antiporter, with protein MNGLLNFLPDSPIVSFTVLLLVTLIIPPIFERLRLPGLVGLLAAGVILGPSVLGLLDPAGDVETLLSDVGKIYLMFVAGLEIDLKDFKRTRNRSLGFGFTTFAVPLTTGLLLSRAFGFDWIAAVLIGSLLASHTLLAYPIVMRLGVTKEPAVTATVGATIFTDIGALLVLAMCVAAEAGEFSAQTVATQLFMLGIFAIAVLVGIDWAGKQYFQRNGDREGNQFLFVLAAVFLAAVGSQLINVDKIVGAFLAGLAVNDVVGNGPVKEKVEFVGGVLFIPFFFVCMGLLLDLQVFVESMTTNLAFTLALTGTLILSKFVAAMATKPFYGYSWSQVLTMWSLSMPQVAATLAAALVGLQQGIISGLEFNAVIVMMLVTSVVGPLLTARFAGRLINPKLPRVETASLWFDYGANPDNHQGSDITGPFTVVVPIYNPVTQRYLIEMAALLASHEKGFVIPVTVARAHVHMDDPNLVNTLGQCRKLLHKAETLSQDLNAQAYSVLRIDDDVSEGITRTAREQNASLILLGWSRRGFRARLFGTLVDEVFWSSHCPVAVARLLTEPIHIHRILVPMKTVTPQAVRTVRFAQVFADTHNASVTLLHVCDRHTPDDQVKALETAFSKAMTEGPQISWNLRTLPGDNPADVILETAQSHDMIVLRSMRRRTAGGLAVSDVTHQVIDEATCSLVLFGEPHT; from the coding sequence GTGAACGGACTGCTGAACTTTCTACCCGACAGCCCCATCGTGTCATTTACGGTGCTGCTGCTGGTCACACTGATTATTCCGCCCATTTTTGAGCGGCTGCGGTTGCCGGGACTGGTGGGGCTGCTAGCGGCGGGGGTCATCCTAGGCCCCAGCGTCCTGGGTTTACTCGATCCCGCTGGCGATGTGGAAACCCTGCTATCTGACGTGGGCAAAATCTACCTCATGTTTGTGGCTGGGCTAGAGATTGACCTTAAAGACTTTAAGCGCACCCGCAACCGCTCCCTGGGGTTTGGCTTTACCACCTTTGCAGTGCCCCTCACCACAGGCTTGCTGCTCAGCCGGGCCTTTGGCTTCGACTGGATTGCAGCCGTGCTAATAGGATCGCTGCTGGCCTCCCACACCCTGCTGGCTTACCCAATTGTGATGCGGCTGGGGGTAACCAAAGAACCGGCTGTAACCGCTACCGTTGGCGCCACCATCTTTACCGATATTGGAGCGCTGCTGGTTTTGGCCATGTGCGTTGCCGCCGAGGCCGGAGAATTCTCGGCGCAGACTGTAGCGACCCAGTTGTTCATGCTGGGAATTTTCGCCATTGCCGTGCTGGTGGGCATCGACTGGGCCGGCAAGCAGTATTTTCAACGCAACGGCGATCGCGAGGGTAACCAGTTTTTATTCGTGCTGGCGGCGGTCTTTTTGGCGGCGGTGGGATCGCAGCTGATCAACGTGGACAAAATTGTGGGGGCGTTTTTGGCTGGGCTGGCGGTCAACGATGTGGTGGGCAACGGCCCGGTCAAAGAAAAAGTGGAGTTTGTCGGCGGGGTGCTATTCATTCCATTTTTCTTTGTCTGCATGGGGCTGCTGCTCGACCTGCAAGTCTTTGTGGAGTCGATGACGACCAACCTGGCCTTTACCCTGGCGCTGACGGGCACCCTCATCCTCAGCAAGTTTGTAGCAGCAATGGCCACCAAGCCCTTCTACGGCTACAGCTGGTCCCAGGTGTTGACCATGTGGTCGCTGTCGATGCCTCAGGTGGCGGCGACTCTGGCTGCAGCCCTGGTCGGCTTGCAACAGGGCATTATTTCAGGTCTGGAATTTAATGCCGTGATTGTCATGATGCTGGTCACGTCGGTAGTCGGGCCACTGCTCACCGCTCGCTTTGCGGGTCGGCTGATCAATCCCAAGCTGCCCCGCGTCGAGACGGCTTCGCTGTGGTTTGACTACGGAGCGAACCCTGACAACCACCAGGGCTCAGACATTACTGGCCCTTTTACTGTGGTGGTGCCCATCTACAACCCCGTAACCCAGCGCTACCTGATTGAGATGGCGGCTCTGCTAGCGAGCCACGAAAAGGGCTTTGTCATTCCGGTTACGGTAGCCCGCGCCCACGTACACATGGATGACCCCAACCTGGTAAATACCCTGGGGCAGTGTCGCAAGCTGCTGCACAAGGCAGAAACCCTGAGCCAGGATCTCAACGCTCAGGCTTACTCGGTGCTGCGGATTGATGACGACGTCTCGGAAGGGATTACTCGCACCGCCCGTGAACAAAACGCCAGCCTAATTTTACTGGGCTGGAGTCGTCGAGGGTTTCGGGCCAGACTGTTTGGCACCCTGGTGGATGAGGTGTTTTGGTCTAGTCATTGCCCGGTTGCCGTAGCCCGTCTGCTCACCGAGCCGATCCACATTCACCGCATTCTGGTGCCAATGAAAACGGTCACTCCCCAGGCCGTCCGCACGGTGCGCTTTGCCCAAGTGTTTGCCGACACTCACAATGCTTCAGTAACTCTGCTGCACGTGTGCGATCGCCACACCCCCGACGATCAGGTTAAAGCCCTAGAGACCGCTTTCAGTAAGGCCATGACCGAAGGTCCCCAAATTAGCTGGAACCTGCGCACTCTTCCTGGCGACAACCCCGCCGATGTCATTCTCGAAACCGCTCAATCCCACGACATGATTGTGCTGCGATCGATGCGGCGACGCACGGCGGGCGGCTTAGCGGTGAGCGATGTTACCCACCAGGTGATCGACGAAGCGACTTGCTCCCTGGTGCTGTTTGGCGAACCCCATACCTAA
- a CDS encoding DoxX family protein, translating to MIHNGLDKLANIESFAQAYVAYLGLPFPITLSYMAAFTELIGAPLVALGLFTRPAALGLFFTMTVAMYHHVKVAGLSIPYLELSALYAATFLFFAINGGGRFSVDALLTRLLGGLLTQQADGKRASLETVFQLSDDAKAETKSGL from the coding sequence ATGATTCATAACGGTCTCGACAAGCTGGCCAACATCGAAAGCTTCGCCCAGGCCTATGTGGCCTACCTGGGGCTGCCCTTTCCCATTACTCTCAGTTACATGGCCGCCTTTACCGAGCTGATTGGCGCTCCTCTGGTCGCTCTGGGCCTGTTCACCCGACCCGCCGCCCTGGGCCTGTTTTTTACCATGACGGTAGCCATGTACCACCACGTTAAAGTGGCAGGGCTGAGCATTCCCTACCTGGAGCTATCGGCCCTCTACGCAGCCACCTTCCTCTTCTTTGCCATCAATGGCGGCGGCCGATTTTCTGTGGATGCGCTGTTGACCAGGTTGCTGGGTGGTCTGCTGACACAGCAGGCGGACGGTAAGCGGGCGTCCCTGGAAACTGTCTTTCAGCTCTCGGATGACGCTAAGGCCGAAACCAAATCCGGTCTGTAG